One region of Triticum aestivum cultivar Chinese Spring chromosome 6B, IWGSC CS RefSeq v2.1, whole genome shotgun sequence genomic DNA includes:
- the LOC123135725 gene encoding uncharacterized protein isoform X1, with product MKNKKGRRGRNKATCNEDAACKANGDRLSRLPNDLLLNILERVETFDALRACILSKRMLQLPAMLSQIVIDVGSLVPDPDSSREFGIRDVARVNGAVAKITDNILWMRSPGITIRKLNVRMVLRHYDVLSVGKSFAHAMATQKVQKAEIEFMTEKACADCTPADLVDFAKCFNTILADCLDAFAGLTRLWLQNMRFGEGDIPNVLTTCKRLKSLRLSYCDSGIRSVLCLEHAQLVDLEIDYGKFEKVVLNWLPELQQVTYNNWCSYDDEPLSFGFVPQLSKLSLAKIAVCSDRCLELSQLLANFLSISELHLNFRSEKIWVLPECPKLLTPVLGKLRLVNLENLPEGCDIAWTMFILEAAPVLKELCITVWDHWCIMVTDKEHRKASGYCDNRNVEWKPSVSILKHKNLAKLTIYGFQADDNFIRYVRRVMVAAVNMEEISLHDRMVWKCCSDSDPKTRYPRTDEERQHVIEELGMDLHSVVHFRS from the exons ATGAAGAACAAGAAGGGTCGCCGCGGCCGCAAC AAAGCAACTTGCAACGAAGACGCTGCTTGCAAAGCAAACGGAGACAGGCTTAGCAGGCTGCCCAATGATCTTCTGCTCAATATCCTGGAGAGGGTGGAGACGTTTGACGCCCTCAGAGCCTGCATCCTCTCGAAGCGAATGCTGCAGCTCCCCGCCATGCTCTCGCAGATTGTTATCGATGTTGGTTCCCTCGTCCCTGACCCTGATAGCTCCCGTGAATTTGGCATCCGTGATGTGGCTAGGGTCAATGGCGCTGTCGCTAAGATAACTGATAACATCTTGTGGATGAGGAGCCCAGGAATCACCATCCGCAAGCTTAATGTCAGAATGGTCTTGAGGCATTATGACGTTCTCTCTGTTGGCAAATCTTTTGCCCACGCCATGGCAACCCAGAAGGTCCAGAAAGCTGAAATTGAGTTCATGACGGAGAAGGCTTGCGCGGATTGCACACCTGCCGATCTCGTCGACTTTGCCAAGTGCTTCAATACTATCCTTGCTGATTGTCTGGATGCATTCGCTGGCCTTACGCGCCTATGGCTGCAAAATATGCGATTTGGTGAAGGCGACATCCCCAATGTCCTGACCACTTGCAAGCGGTTGAAATCTTTGCGATTGTCCTACTGTGACTCAGGGATCCGTTCTGTGCTGTGTTTAGAACATGCTCAACTCGTTGACCTCGAGATCGACTATGGGAAGTTCGAGAAAGTTGTGCTCAACTGGCTACCGGAACTCCAACAAGTGACTTATAATAACTGGTGCTCTTACGACGATGAGCCCCTGTCTTTTGGTTTCGTTCCGCAGCTTTCAAAGCTAAGCCTCGCGAAAATTGCTGTCTGCTCAGACAGGTGTCTAGAGTTGAGCCAGCTCCTTGCTAATTTCCTCTCCATAAGCGAACTGCATCTGAATTTTCGAAGTGAAAAG ATTTGGGTTCTACCAGAATGTCCGAAACTGCTCACGCCTGTTCTTGGCAAACTGCGGCTTGTGAATCTGGAAAACCTTCCTGAAGGATGTGATATTGCTTGGACAATGTTCATTCTTGAAGCTGCACCGGTCCTGAAGGAGCTATGCATCACAGTATGGGATCATTGGTGCATCATGGTGACAGACAAGGAGCACCGGAAGGCGAGTGGTTACTGCGACAACAGAAACGTAGAGTGGAAGCCATCTGTTTCCATTTTGAAGCATAAGAATCTTGCCAAGCTCACCATCTATGGCTTCCAAGCCGATGATAACTTCATTCGATACGTCAGGCGTGTCATGGTAGCTGCGGTGAACATGGAGGAGATATCTCTTCATGACAGGATGGTGTGGAAGTGCTGTAGTGACTCGGATCCCAAGACAAGGTATCCACGGACTGATGAGGAGAGGCAACATGTTATAGAGGAACTGGGAATGGATCTTCATTCCGTGGTTCACTTCCGGTCCTAA
- the LOC123135725 gene encoding uncharacterized protein isoform X2 has protein sequence MQKATCNEDAACKANGDRLSRLPNDLLLNILERVETFDALRACILSKRMLQLPAMLSQIVIDVGSLVPDPDSSREFGIRDVARVNGAVAKITDNILWMRSPGITIRKLNVRMVLRHYDVLSVGKSFAHAMATQKVQKAEIEFMTEKACADCTPADLVDFAKCFNTILADCLDAFAGLTRLWLQNMRFGEGDIPNVLTTCKRLKSLRLSYCDSGIRSVLCLEHAQLVDLEIDYGKFEKVVLNWLPELQQVTYNNWCSYDDEPLSFGFVPQLSKLSLAKIAVCSDRCLELSQLLANFLSISELHLNFRSEKIWVLPECPKLLTPVLGKLRLVNLENLPEGCDIAWTMFILEAAPVLKELCITVWDHWCIMVTDKEHRKASGYCDNRNVEWKPSVSILKHKNLAKLTIYGFQADDNFIRYVRRVMVAAVNMEEISLHDRMVWKCCSDSDPKTRYPRTDEERQHVIEELGMDLHSVVHFRS, from the exons ATGCAGAAAGCAACTTGCAACGAAGACGCTGCTTGCAAAGCAAACGGAGACAGGCTTAGCAGGCTGCCCAATGATCTTCTGCTCAATATCCTGGAGAGGGTGGAGACGTTTGACGCCCTCAGAGCCTGCATCCTCTCGAAGCGAATGCTGCAGCTCCCCGCCATGCTCTCGCAGATTGTTATCGATGTTGGTTCCCTCGTCCCTGACCCTGATAGCTCCCGTGAATTTGGCATCCGTGATGTGGCTAGGGTCAATGGCGCTGTCGCTAAGATAACTGATAACATCTTGTGGATGAGGAGCCCAGGAATCACCATCCGCAAGCTTAATGTCAGAATGGTCTTGAGGCATTATGACGTTCTCTCTGTTGGCAAATCTTTTGCCCACGCCATGGCAACCCAGAAGGTCCAGAAAGCTGAAATTGAGTTCATGACGGAGAAGGCTTGCGCGGATTGCACACCTGCCGATCTCGTCGACTTTGCCAAGTGCTTCAATACTATCCTTGCTGATTGTCTGGATGCATTCGCTGGCCTTACGCGCCTATGGCTGCAAAATATGCGATTTGGTGAAGGCGACATCCCCAATGTCCTGACCACTTGCAAGCGGTTGAAATCTTTGCGATTGTCCTACTGTGACTCAGGGATCCGTTCTGTGCTGTGTTTAGAACATGCTCAACTCGTTGACCTCGAGATCGACTATGGGAAGTTCGAGAAAGTTGTGCTCAACTGGCTACCGGAACTCCAACAAGTGACTTATAATAACTGGTGCTCTTACGACGATGAGCCCCTGTCTTTTGGTTTCGTTCCGCAGCTTTCAAAGCTAAGCCTCGCGAAAATTGCTGTCTGCTCAGACAGGTGTCTAGAGTTGAGCCAGCTCCTTGCTAATTTCCTCTCCATAAGCGAACTGCATCTGAATTTTCGAAGTGAAAAG ATTTGGGTTCTACCAGAATGTCCGAAACTGCTCACGCCTGTTCTTGGCAAACTGCGGCTTGTGAATCTGGAAAACCTTCCTGAAGGATGTGATATTGCTTGGACAATGTTCATTCTTGAAGCTGCACCGGTCCTGAAGGAGCTATGCATCACAGTATGGGATCATTGGTGCATCATGGTGACAGACAAGGAGCACCGGAAGGCGAGTGGTTACTGCGACAACAGAAACGTAGAGTGGAAGCCATCTGTTTCCATTTTGAAGCATAAGAATCTTGCCAAGCTCACCATCTATGGCTTCCAAGCCGATGATAACTTCATTCGATACGTCAGGCGTGTCATGGTAGCTGCGGTGAACATGGAGGAGATATCTCTTCATGACAGGATGGTGTGGAAGTGCTGTAGTGACTCGGATCCCAAGACAAGGTATCCACGGACTGATGAGGAGAGGCAACATGTTATAGAGGAACTGGGAATGGATCTTCATTCCGTGGTTCACTTCCGGTCCTAA